Proteins encoded together in one Gemmatimonadota bacterium DH-78 window:
- a CDS encoding SDR family oxidoreductase — protein MSPVALVTGAAGGIGRAVVTTLLADGCRVVATDVDEAGLLELEAEVARDHLAQRDDRDLRDGHPHHDRLRTRRMDVTDEAEVEGVVAETEAEWGPIERAALVAGIIEIAPALETSTADYRRILEVNAFGVFVVARAVGARMAERGAGAIVTVGSNAGLTPRVGMTAYGASKAAASMITRTLGLELARSGVRCNVVCAGSTRTPMQRRFQGEIGGDGPVIEGSLADFRTGIPLGRIAEPTDVADAVAYLLSDRARQITMTELVVDGGASLRS, from the coding sequence TGAGCCCCGTCGCGCTCGTCACCGGCGCGGCCGGGGGCATCGGTCGGGCCGTGGTGACGACGCTGCTGGCCGACGGGTGCCGGGTGGTCGCGACCGATGTGGACGAGGCCGGGCTTCTGGAGCTCGAGGCAGAGGTGGCGCGGGACCACCTCGCCCAGCGCGACGACCGCGACCTCCGCGACGGCCACCCCCACCACGACCGCCTCCGTACCCGCCGGATGGACGTCACGGACGAGGCCGAAGTCGAGGGCGTCGTGGCCGAGACGGAAGCCGAGTGGGGCCCGATCGAGCGTGCTGCGCTGGTGGCCGGCATCATCGAGATCGCCCCCGCGCTCGAGACCTCCACCGCCGACTACCGGCGCATCCTCGAGGTGAACGCTTTCGGGGTGTTCGTGGTGGCGCGGGCGGTGGGCGCTCGCATGGCCGAACGCGGTGCGGGCGCGATCGTCACGGTGGGCTCCAACGCGGGCCTCACCCCCCGCGTCGGGATGACCGCGTACGGCGCCTCCAAGGCCGCGGCCTCGATGATCACCCGCACGCTCGGACTCGAACTCGCCCGCAGCGGGGTGCGGTGCAACGTGGTCTGCGCGGGCTCCACACGCACGCCGATGCAGCGCCGGTTTCAGGGCGAGATCGGCGGCGACGGCCCGGTGATCGAGGGATCCCTCGCCGACTTCCGGACCGGAATCCCGCTGGGCCGCATCGCCGAGCCGACCGACGTGGCCGACGCGGTCGCCTATCTGCTCTCCGACCGCGCCCGGCAGATCACGATGACCGAGCTCGTCGTCGACGGCGGCGCCTCGCTGCGGAGCTGA
- a CDS encoding amidohydrolase: MIRTFLRRGLPSLLVLAAFAPIQAQERTPERTYVPIVGESAVEASDADRERLASLVAEVDAEVQSMSKLAQVIVDKLFSFSELGFQEFETLNYLVPLLEENGFAVETGQSGIPTAWFARWGSGRPVIAFGSDIDGIPKSNQKPGVAYEDPIVEGAPGHGEGHNSGQAVNIVAALALKKVMEREGIEGTIVLWPGVAEELVASKAWFVRDGHFDDVDATLFTHVSSNLSVTWGVANGTGLVSAEFTFAGQSAHSAGSPWRARSALDAVELMNVGWNFRREHLQPNQRSHYVITDGGDQPNVVPSRASVWYYFREMEQPAIQRNLDIGVRMAEGAAMMTDTELEWRILGTAYPRHFNRVIAETMGAHIDEVGLPEWTDDDHALASAIQSEMGSIPSGMPTSLSGVSGPSDTRRSGGSDDIGDISWTVPTITLRFPSNIPGLPGHHWSNGVAMATPIAHKGAVAGARVMARTTLELFLRPQLVDQAWDYFVDEQGASHTYTPFIDADDPAPIDLNTEIMRLYKPLLEPFYYDETRYDTYLEQLGITYPTVRSSGEGGGG; the protein is encoded by the coding sequence ATGATCCGAACCTTCCTTCGTCGGGGGCTCCCGAGCCTTCTCGTGCTGGCCGCCTTCGCTCCGATCCAGGCCCAGGAGCGCACCCCCGAGCGCACCTACGTGCCCATCGTCGGAGAGTCGGCGGTCGAGGCCTCCGATGCGGATCGCGAGCGCCTCGCTTCGCTCGTGGCCGAGGTGGACGCCGAGGTGCAGTCGATGTCGAAGCTGGCGCAGGTGATCGTCGACAAGCTGTTCAGCTTCTCCGAGCTCGGTTTCCAGGAGTTCGAGACGCTGAACTACCTCGTGCCGCTCCTCGAAGAGAACGGCTTCGCGGTGGAGACGGGGCAGTCGGGAATCCCCACGGCCTGGTTCGCCCGCTGGGGTTCGGGTCGTCCGGTGATCGCCTTCGGCAGCGACATCGACGGGATTCCGAAATCGAACCAGAAGCCCGGCGTGGCCTACGAGGACCCGATCGTGGAGGGCGCCCCGGGGCACGGCGAGGGCCACAACTCGGGTCAGGCGGTGAACATCGTGGCGGCGCTCGCCCTCAAGAAGGTGATGGAGCGCGAGGGCATCGAGGGCACGATCGTGCTCTGGCCGGGGGTGGCCGAGGAGCTGGTGGCCTCGAAGGCGTGGTTCGTGCGCGACGGCCATTTCGACGACGTCGACGCCACCCTCTTCACCCACGTGAGCAGCAACCTCTCGGTCACCTGGGGAGTGGCGAACGGCACCGGCCTCGTGTCGGCGGAGTTCACCTTCGCCGGACAGTCGGCCCACTCCGCCGGATCCCCGTGGCGGGCCCGTTCGGCGCTCGACGCGGTCGAGCTCATGAATGTCGGCTGGAATTTTCGTCGCGAGCATCTGCAGCCGAACCAGCGGTCGCACTACGTGATCACCGACGGGGGCGACCAGCCCAACGTGGTGCCGTCGCGAGCCTCGGTGTGGTATTACTTCCGCGAGATGGAGCAGCCCGCGATTCAGCGCAATCTCGACATCGGGGTGCGCATGGCGGAGGGCGCGGCGATGATGACCGATACCGAGCTCGAGTGGCGCATTCTGGGCACGGCCTACCCGCGGCACTTCAATCGGGTGATCGCCGAGACGATGGGCGCACACATCGACGAAGTCGGGCTGCCGGAGTGGACGGACGACGACCACGCGCTCGCCTCGGCGATCCAGAGCGAGATGGGCTCGATTCCCTCGGGGATGCCGACCTCGCTTTCCGGGGTGAGCGGGCCGTCCGACACCCGGCGGTCGGGAGGATCGGACGATATCGGCGACATCTCGTGGACGGTGCCCACGATCACCCTGCGCTTCCCCTCGAACATTCCCGGGCTGCCCGGCCATCACTGGTCGAACGGCGTGGCGATGGCGACACCGATCGCGCACAAGGGCGCGGTGGCCGGAGCGCGGGTGATGGCGCGCACCACGCTCGAGCTCTTCCTGCGGCCCCAGCTCGTGGATCAGGCCTGGGACTACTTCGTGGACGAGCAGGGCGCGAGCCACACCTACACCCCCTTCATCGACGCCGACGACCCGGCGCCCATCGATCTCAACACCGAGATCATGCGGCTCTACAAGCCGCTGCTCGAGCCGTTCTACTACGACGAGACGCGGTACGACACCTACCTCGAGCAGCTCGGCATCACCTACCCGACGGTGCGGTCGAGCGGGGAGGGAGGCGGGGGGTGA
- a CDS encoding thiol-disulfide oxidoreductase DCC family protein produces the protein MTGPVLLYDGLCGFCDGAVQWILAHDRRGEIRFAALQGDSGQAVVAEHPELRGVDSLILLDESGRVRVRSDAALAVATAMGGVWRLFAVFRAVPRPLRDALYDAFARNRYRWFGRREACRVPSAGERERFLG, from the coding sequence GTGACGGGCCCGGTTCTGCTCTACGACGGGCTGTGCGGCTTCTGCGACGGGGCGGTGCAATGGATCCTTGCGCACGATCGACGCGGCGAGATTCGGTTCGCGGCGCTTCAGGGGGACTCCGGGCAGGCCGTGGTCGCGGAGCACCCGGAGCTGCGAGGGGTCGACTCGCTGATTCTGCTGGACGAGTCGGGCCGGGTTCGCGTGCGATCGGATGCCGCGCTGGCGGTGGCGACGGCGATGGGTGGGGTGTGGCGGTTGTTTGCGGTGTTTCGGGCCGTGCCGAGGCCTCTCCGCGATGCGCTGTACGACGCGTTCGCGCGGAATCGCTATCGGTGGTTCGGCCGGCGCGAGGCGTGCCGGGTGCCGAGTGCCGGGGAGCGGGAGCGGTTTCTGGGGTGA
- a CDS encoding ATP-binding cassette domain-containing protein, whose amino-acid sequence MALLSCTDLRIAFGGRPLLDGASLHIERGERVGLVGRNGEGKSTLLRILAGRIAPDAGEVVTASGVRIAILDQRVPQGLEGTVASVIAEGLNPRLVMAGEGDHHVQRLASLLEIGPEHAFEALSGGQKRRALLARALADEPDVLILDEPTNHLDIRSILWLENFLRRWNGSLLFVTHDRAFLEALSTRIAELDRGQLTSWDCDYATYLRRREEQLAAEEKEWERQDRKLAQEEAWIRQGIKARRTRNEGRVRALQRLRKERADRRGRVGEVRMEIQTAERSGRRVIEAKDVHWAWDDQVIVDGFTTSILRGDKVGLVGPNGAGKTTLLHLLLGRLEPQAGTVEHGTRLEIAYFDQHRAQLDDTASVADNVAFGSDHVGTGADRRHVLSYLQDFLFSAERSRQPVGALSGGERNRLLLARLFTQPANVLVLDEPTNDLDTETLELLESRLVAFDGTVLVVSHDRAFLDNLCTSTLVFEGDGVVKEYVGGYSDWKRVADRREAAVRESAAGGGAGGGGGAGADGRTNSEERRRHRPHEASRPKKLSYKEQREFEALPDRIEALENELAEVHARLADPEFYASDAEVIRSTTERVDSLEAEIEQLMERWTELGERVPG is encoded by the coding sequence ATGGCCCTCCTCTCCTGCACCGACCTCCGCATCGCCTTCGGCGGGCGCCCTCTCCTCGACGGCGCCTCCCTGCACATCGAACGGGGCGAGCGGGTGGGCCTCGTGGGCCGCAACGGCGAGGGAAAGTCGACCCTTCTGCGTATTCTCGCGGGCCGGATCGCCCCCGATGCGGGGGAGGTGGTGACGGCGTCGGGGGTGCGGATCGCCATTCTCGATCAGCGGGTGCCGCAGGGGTTGGAGGGCACGGTCGCGTCGGTGATCGCCGAGGGACTCAATCCGCGCCTCGTGATGGCCGGCGAGGGCGACCACCACGTGCAGCGGCTCGCCTCCCTTCTCGAGATCGGCCCCGAACACGCCTTCGAGGCGCTGTCGGGCGGTCAGAAGCGCCGCGCCCTGCTCGCGCGCGCGCTCGCCGACGAGCCCGATGTGCTGATCCTCGACGAGCCCACGAACCACCTCGACATTCGCAGCATTCTCTGGCTCGAGAACTTTCTGCGGCGCTGGAACGGCAGCCTGCTCTTCGTCACGCACGACCGCGCCTTTCTCGAGGCGCTGTCGACCCGGATCGCCGAGCTGGATCGGGGGCAGCTCACCTCGTGGGACTGCGACTACGCCACCTATCTGCGTCGGCGAGAGGAGCAACTCGCGGCCGAGGAGAAGGAGTGGGAGCGTCAGGATCGCAAGCTCGCGCAGGAAGAGGCGTGGATCCGGCAGGGCATCAAGGCGCGGCGCACGCGCAACGAGGGGCGGGTGCGGGCTCTGCAGCGACTCCGGAAGGAGCGCGCCGACCGTCGCGGCCGCGTGGGCGAGGTGCGCATGGAGATCCAGACGGCGGAGCGTTCCGGGCGCCGGGTGATCGAGGCGAAGGACGTGCATTGGGCCTGGGACGATCAGGTGATCGTCGACGGCTTCACCACCTCGATCCTGCGGGGCGACAAGGTGGGGCTCGTGGGACCGAACGGGGCCGGCAAGACCACGCTGTTGCATCTGCTGCTCGGTCGGCTCGAGCCGCAGGCGGGCACCGTGGAGCACGGCACGCGGCTCGAGATCGCCTACTTCGACCAGCATCGGGCACAGCTCGATGACACCGCATCGGTGGCCGACAATGTCGCCTTCGGCAGCGACCATGTCGGCACGGGCGCGGATCGCCGCCACGTGTTGAGCTACCTCCAGGACTTTCTCTTCTCGGCCGAGCGGTCGAGGCAGCCGGTGGGTGCGCTGTCGGGGGGCGAGCGAAATCGACTCCTGCTCGCGCGTCTCTTCACGCAGCCGGCGAATGTGCTCGTGCTCGACGAGCCGACCAACGACCTCGACACGGAGACCCTCGAACTGCTGGAGTCGCGGCTCGTGGCGTTCGACGGGACCGTGCTCGTGGTGAGCCACGATCGCGCCTTTCTCGACAACCTCTGTACGAGCACGCTCGTGTTCGAGGGAGACGGCGTGGTGAAGGAGTACGTGGGCGGCTACTCCGACTGGAAGCGGGTGGCGGATCGACGCGAGGCCGCGGTGCGGGAGTCGGCTGCGGGAGGGGGCGCAGGCGGTGGCGGTGGCGCGGGGGCCGACGGGCGAACGAACTCCGAGGAACGGAGAAGGCATCGGCCGCACGAGGCATCGCGGCCGAAGAAGCTGTCGTACAAGGAGCAGCGCGAGTTCGAGGCCCTCCCCGATCGGATCGAGGCGCTCGAGAACGAGCTCGCGGAGGTGCACGCCCGCCTGGCCGACCCGGAGTTCTATGCGAGCGACGCAGAGGTCATTCGCTCGACGACGGAGCGGGTCGATTCGCTGGAGGCCGAGATCGAGCAGTTGATGGAGCGCTGGACCGAGCTGGGGGAGCGGGTGCCGGGGTGA
- a CDS encoding metalloregulator ArsR/SmtB family transcription factor: MTSPESDTDPLDPIFRALANGWRRRILDLLRESPRSTGDLADALPDISRFAVMQHLKVLEEARLVVHERDGRQRINHLNPVPIQMIYERWVKAYEENWASALLGLKRQLEAPRLDASADEEAS, encoded by the coding sequence ATGACGAGTCCCGAGTCCGATACCGACCCCCTCGACCCGATCTTCCGAGCCCTGGCCAACGGCTGGCGACGGCGGATTCTGGATCTCTTGAGGGAGTCCCCGAGATCGACCGGTGATCTCGCCGACGCCCTGCCCGACATCAGCCGCTTCGCCGTCATGCAGCATCTCAAGGTGCTGGAAGAGGCGCGGCTGGTGGTGCACGAACGCGATGGGCGACAGCGCATCAACCACCTCAACCCGGTGCCGATCCAGATGATCTACGAACGGTGGGTGAAGGCGTACGAGGAGAACTGGGCCTCGGCGCTGCTCGGACTGAAGCGACAGCTGGAAGCCCCGCGGCTCGACGCATCGGCCGACGAGGAGGCGTCGTGA
- a CDS encoding M20 aminoacylase family protein, which yields MDDRLAPPDSRAPLDALRPLHDAMISWRHHIHRHPELAFQEHETAAFVAERAAEAGLEVATGIGGTGVVATLTRGSSDRVIGLRAELDALPLAEVAGRPHGSRREGLMHGCGHDGHCAMLLGAAHHLAANPDFDGTVRFIFQPAEENEAGGRAMLEDGLLERFPMDALYALHTEPGLPLGTFAIRSGPVMAALDLLEIVVEGEACHAARPHTGADAIVASAAIVSALQTVVSRDLDPLQPAVVSVTGIDGGRGWNILPPKVEMRGTVRAFDDGVRDRIEAGLRTRIEAIAAAHGCRGRLDYRRHYPVTINAAAATERAAAAAEAVVGTAGVKGDHPRLMAAEDFGFLLERRPGCYAFLGNGDSAPVHSSGYDFDDRALLYGAAYWVQLVSRVLGRA from the coding sequence ATGGACGACCGTCTCGCCCCTCCCGATTCGCGCGCTCCTCTCGACGCGCTTCGCCCGCTGCACGACGCCATGATCAGCTGGCGCCACCACATCCACCGGCATCCGGAACTCGCCTTCCAGGAACACGAGACGGCCGCCTTCGTCGCCGAGCGCGCCGCCGAGGCCGGACTCGAGGTGGCGACCGGGATCGGGGGAACGGGGGTGGTGGCCACCCTGACACGGGGCTCGTCGGACCGTGTGATCGGACTGCGCGCCGAGCTCGACGCCCTGCCGCTCGCCGAGGTGGCCGGCCGCCCCCACGGCTCCAGGCGAGAAGGGCTCATGCACGGCTGTGGCCACGACGGCCACTGCGCGATGCTGCTCGGCGCCGCGCATCACCTGGCGGCGAACCCGGACTTCGACGGCACGGTGCGCTTCATCTTCCAACCGGCGGAGGAGAATGAAGCCGGGGGCCGCGCCATGCTCGAAGACGGTCTGCTCGAGCGCTTTCCCATGGACGCGCTCTACGCGCTGCACACCGAGCCCGGTCTCCCTCTGGGCACCTTCGCGATCCGCAGCGGCCCCGTGATGGCCGCGCTCGACCTGCTCGAGATCGTCGTGGAGGGCGAGGCCTGCCACGCAGCCCGGCCCCATACGGGCGCCGATGCCATCGTCGCGTCGGCAGCGATCGTGTCGGCGCTGCAAACCGTGGTGAGCCGCGACCTCGACCCCCTGCAGCCGGCCGTCGTGAGCGTGACCGGCATCGACGGCGGGCGCGGCTGGAACATCCTGCCACCGAAGGTCGAGATGCGGGGCACGGTGCGGGCCTTCGACGACGGCGTCCGCGATCGAATCGAAGCGGGACTCCGCACCCGCATCGAGGCCATCGCCGCCGCGCACGGATGCCGGGGTCGGCTCGACTACCGCCGACACTACCCGGTCACGATCAACGCGGCGGCTGCCACCGAGCGGGCGGCCGCCGCCGCCGAGGCGGTGGTGGGGACCGCCGGAGTGAAAGGCGACCACCCCCGCCTGATGGCCGCCGAGGACTTCGGCTTCCTCCTCGAGCGACGTCCGGGCTGCTACGCCTTTCTCGGCAACGGCGACTCCGCGCCGGTGCACTCGTCGGGCTACGATTTCGACGACCGCGCGCTTCTGTACGGCGCGGCGTACTGGGTGCAGCTGGTGTCCCGCGTGCTGGGTCGGGCGTAG
- a CDS encoding peptidyl-alpha-hydroxyglycine alpha-amidating lyase family protein produces the protein MPDRRPLRRILLSALILPLAACAGDPEAEAAPEMAAAESPDPASVDPLQLPNPYVMGDSTWGQASAGRDFGAVSAIYPAPDGQSIWVGERCGANVCVGSDVDPIMQFDLEGNLLTSFGAGMFAWPHGMYVEDDGSVWVADATGYAVVPDGWGHVMYKFSPTGEVLMALGERGDPGAGPDRFTKPSDMLVAPDGHIFVADGHDAGGNNRVVKLSPEGEFVMEWGSTGEADGQFRDVHALAMDSQGRLWVGDRGNSRIQLFDQEGNHLETITHMGRPSGIYIKDDVVYVTDSESNTQRNPGVPRGIFIGNALTLELTAFVPDPEPTPDESGTSGAEGVVVDAEGNLYGAEVGPQTVRKWVRR, from the coding sequence ATGCCCGATCGTCGCCCCCTCCGCCGCATCCTGCTCTCCGCCCTGATCCTCCCTCTCGCGGCCTGCGCCGGAGACCCGGAGGCCGAGGCGGCGCCCGAGATGGCGGCCGCGGAGTCCCCGGATCCCGCATCCGTCGACCCGCTTCAGCTCCCGAACCCCTATGTCATGGGGGACTCCACCTGGGGTCAGGCATCGGCCGGGCGCGACTTCGGCGCGGTGAGCGCGATCTATCCGGCGCCCGACGGGCAGAGCATCTGGGTGGGCGAGCGGTGCGGCGCCAACGTGTGCGTGGGCAGCGACGTCGACCCGATCATGCAGTTCGATCTCGAGGGCAACCTGCTCACGAGCTTCGGGGCCGGCATGTTCGCCTGGCCGCACGGCATGTACGTGGAAGACGACGGCAGCGTGTGGGTGGCCGACGCGACCGGGTACGCGGTGGTGCCCGACGGATGGGGGCACGTGATGTACAAGTTCAGCCCCACCGGCGAGGTGCTGATGGCGCTGGGCGAGCGGGGCGATCCGGGGGCGGGTCCGGACCGCTTCACCAAGCCGTCCGACATGCTGGTGGCGCCCGATGGACACATCTTCGTCGCCGACGGGCACGACGCCGGCGGCAACAACCGGGTCGTGAAGCTGAGCCCCGAAGGCGAATTCGTGATGGAGTGGGGCTCGACGGGTGAGGCCGACGGCCAGTTCCGCGACGTGCACGCCCTGGCCATGGACTCGCAGGGCCGCCTGTGGGTGGGCGATCGCGGCAACAGCCGCATCCAGCTCTTCGACCAGGAGGGCAACCACCTCGAAACCATCACCCACATGGGTCGCCCCAGCGGCATCTACATCAAGGACGACGTGGTCTACGTGACCGACTCGGAGTCGAACACGCAGCGCAACCCCGGCGTGCCGCGGGGCATCTTCATCGGCAACGCCCTCACCCTCGAGCTCACGGCCTTCGTGCCCGACCCCGAGCCCACCCCCGACGAGTCGGGCACCAGCGGCGCCGAAGGCGTGGTGGTCGACGCCGAGGGCAATCTGTACGGCGCCGAGGTGGGCCCGCAGACGGTGAGGAAGTGGGTGCGGCGGTAG
- a CDS encoding DUF222 domain-containing protein — protein sequence MMRLIVEFDDRRGWEEAGFGSCAEWLAWRIGVRPNAARERVRTARALTRLPQASAAMAAGELPYAKARALTRVATPESEEALLELAGAGSAENLERVVRAWKAMDDEQELSFEQARHRRRRFSVVVADDGAYVVRGRLDPEAGAMLMRAVEAASDALYREERKRAGGRPAAEARPAAEARPDPEGGAEGSATISEVSAAYASAASGEGSNGGLTPAQRRADAVGLLAERALAAGFGESGEVNSTRAERYQVLLHVEADTLVEGRESGRSELDGVRISKQAARRLTCDAAVSVVEHACDEGCDDRHDDGHGPDREHTSMSAPGVTAVTSLRARLGASCSRVLGVGRRTRTVPPALRRALLARDRGCRFPGCGSRFVEAHHIVHWADGGRTDLDNLVLLCLRHHHAVHERGMSICMDREASVVFFTAKGRAVGATPTPADTVTAPATSTSPATATASPGSTPVPPTSPLPPAPPSQAAYPGAARWRRDRDVPWALEARAWEAMDSAAVARDAREGKRKGQGPSEPAVGASERPSGSGRRRT from the coding sequence ATGATGCGTCTCATCGTGGAGTTCGACGATCGGCGGGGGTGGGAGGAGGCGGGATTCGGGTCGTGTGCCGAGTGGCTCGCGTGGCGCATCGGGGTGCGTCCGAATGCGGCGCGCGAGCGGGTGCGCACGGCGCGGGCGCTGACGCGACTGCCGCAGGCGTCGGCGGCGATGGCGGCGGGCGAGCTTCCGTATGCGAAGGCGCGCGCACTGACGCGGGTGGCCACGCCGGAGAGCGAGGAGGCGCTCCTGGAGCTGGCCGGTGCGGGATCGGCCGAGAACCTGGAGCGGGTGGTGCGGGCGTGGAAGGCGATGGACGACGAGCAGGAGCTGAGCTTCGAGCAGGCGCGCCATCGCCGCCGTCGATTCTCGGTGGTGGTGGCCGACGACGGTGCCTACGTGGTGCGCGGGCGGCTGGACCCGGAGGCGGGTGCGATGCTCATGCGGGCGGTGGAGGCGGCATCGGATGCGCTGTATCGGGAGGAGCGGAAGAGGGCGGGGGGGCGCCCGGCTGCGGAGGCCCGCCCGGCTGCGGAGGCCCGCCCGGATCCGGAGGGTGGAGCCGAAGGGAGCGCGACGATCTCGGAGGTGAGCGCCGCCTATGCGAGCGCCGCGAGTGGGGAGGGGTCGAACGGCGGCCTCACGCCCGCGCAGCGACGGGCCGACGCGGTGGGGCTGCTGGCCGAGCGGGCGCTGGCGGCGGGGTTCGGGGAGTCGGGCGAGGTGAACTCGACGCGGGCCGAGCGCTACCAGGTGCTGCTGCACGTGGAGGCCGATACGCTGGTCGAGGGCCGGGAGTCGGGCCGCTCGGAGCTGGACGGGGTGCGGATCAGCAAGCAGGCGGCGCGGCGGCTGACCTGCGATGCGGCGGTGTCGGTGGTCGAGCACGCCTGCGACGAGGGGTGCGACGACCGGCACGACGACGGACACGGACCCGATCGCGAGCACACGAGCATGTCCGCGCCCGGCGTTACCGCGGTAACGTCGTTGCGCGCACGGCTCGGCGCGTCGTGCTCGCGAGTGCTCGGCGTCGGGCGTCGCACGCGGACGGTGCCCCCGGCCCTGCGTCGGGCGTTGCTGGCGCGGGATCGGGGCTGCCGCTTTCCCGGGTGCGGCAGTCGGTTCGTGGAGGCGCACCACATCGTGCACTGGGCCGACGGGGGGCGCACCGATCTCGACAACCTGGTGCTGCTCTGCCTGCGCCATCACCACGCGGTGCACGAGCGCGGCATGTCGATCTGCATGGACCGCGAGGCGTCGGTCGTCTTCTTCACCGCGAAGGGCCGAGCGGTCGGGGCGACCCCGACACCGGCCGACACCGTGACGGCGCCCGCCACCTCGACCTCGCCCGCCACGGCGACCGCGTCCCCGGGCTCGACGCCCGTGCCACCCACCTCGCCGTTACCTCCGGCGCCGCCCTCCCAGGCCGCCTACCCCGGCGCCGCCCGCTGGCGCCGCGACCGCGACGTGCCCTGGGCCCTCGAGGCGCGGGCGTGGGAGGCGATGGACAGTGCTGCGGTCGCCCGTGATGCGCGGGAAGGGAAGCGTAAGGGTCAGGGCCCCTCGGAGCCGGCGGTCGGAGCCTCCGAGAGACCCTCGGGCAGCGGAAGGCGCAGAACGTAG
- a CDS encoding SRPBCC domain-containing protein produces MSGGASLGEVVYSVDIEVPVQAAWDELTKLGKVQVPMMNTVLECDLEPGSPMRYYNPSRKRILVVGTLMEIDPPHRMVHTYRFTDLDESETLVTWQLDEIPTGVRVTVTHGRFTDQTGTHKRVDGGWAFILKTLKAVLETGKPPLMARLAYGAMSALSFLQPKKTLAENVLKYEERPPGA; encoded by the coding sequence GTGAGCGGGGGGGCGAGCCTCGGCGAGGTGGTCTACTCGGTCGACATCGAGGTTCCGGTCCAGGCGGCATGGGACGAGCTCACCAAGCTGGGCAAGGTGCAGGTGCCGATGATGAACACCGTGCTCGAGTGCGACCTCGAGCCGGGGTCGCCGATGCGCTACTACAACCCCAGCCGAAAGCGGATTCTGGTGGTCGGCACCCTCATGGAGATCGACCCGCCCCATCGCATGGTGCACACCTATCGCTTCACCGACCTCGACGAGTCGGAGACGCTGGTCACCTGGCAGCTCGACGAGATCCCGACCGGTGTGCGCGTGACGGTCACCCACGGCCGCTTCACCGATCAGACGGGCACCCACAAGCGGGTCGACGGCGGTTGGGCCTTCATTCTCAAGACCCTCAAGGCCGTGCTGGAGACGGGCAAGCCGCCGCTCATGGCGCGGCTCGCCTACGGGGCGATGAGTGCCCTGTCGTTCCTGCAACCGAAGAAGACGCTCGCGGAGAATGTGCTGAAGTACGAGGAGCGCCCCCCCGGGGCCTGA